The sequence CCCCGATTGGATGTTCGACTGGTTCCGGTCATCGGTTGAACGCGGCGCGGCCCGGGTGAGCCCGTCCGTGGCGGCGGCGGTCTCCGGCAGGGCCGCCGGTGGGCGGCACGGAGGCGTCCAGCGCCAGGAGACATCCGCACCGCATCAGGTGGCCGGCTCAGGTCGGCTTGTAGGCGGTGACCAGCTCCCAGGTGCCCGCAAGCACTGCCACGTGTTGGAAGCCGACCTCGGTGAGCAGTCTGGTGTAGAAGTCCACCTCGCGCAGGCGGCTGACGCTGCTGTCGACGCCGATCAGGAAGTAGCTCCAGAAGAACTGCATGGCCAGCCGGTCCGGAGTGCGGAACTCCTCGCAGATCAGCAGCAGTCCGCCCGGCGGCAACGCCGCGTACGCCTGCTCCACCAACTGCCGGGCCACTGCGTTGGGCCAGTCGTGCAGCACCCGGACGAACGAGAGCGCGTCGTACCCCCGCGGCAGCGGCTCGGCGAAGAAGTCGCCCCCGACGAAGCCCAACCGGTCCCGGTGACCACGGGTGGCCCCGGTGGTCGCCACCAGCGGCGCCACCGCCGGCAGGTTGTACACGTCGGCCCGCAGGGCCGGCGCCACGTCGAGGATGTGCGCGGCGAGCGTGCCGTCCCCGCCGCCCACGTCCAGCAGGCGGTGCCGATCCGACCAGAGGCGGCCCGCGTGCCGACGCACCGCCGCTATCGCCGGCCCCAGCCCGAGGGCCATGCTGCGCTCGAACTCGGCGGTCTGGGCGGCCGTCTTCGGTGGCCAGGCGAAATCGTCGTCGATACTGACCTCGCCGCGCAGGCCCTCGGCCAGTCGGCCGTGCAACTGCCGCCAGGGATAGCGATCCCGGTCCCGCTCGATGGCGCCCGGGCCGACGACGGCGTCGACCGCGTCGCGCAGCCCCGGCACGGCCCGGTAGCTGGTCGCGCCGATGTCGTCGGCGGGCTCGTCGCGGATCAGCAGACCGAGGCTCTCGATGCAGTCGAGGAACTTGTACAGCCGCAGCGGGAGCACCCCGAACTGGCTGGCCAGCGCGTCGAGACGGGCGGGTCCGGGCTCCAGCGCGTCGAGCAGTCCCAGGTCGAGCGCCGTTCGCAGCACGTCCATGGCCTTGGGCCCGTTGGCGAGCAGGCTCAGCAACGCCCGAGGCGAGAGGGTCACGCTCACCGGTGCAGCTCCTTCTCCAGCGCGTCCATGAACGACTCGATCTCGTCGAGGGTGTTGTAGACGTGCGGGCCGACCCGCAGGTAGCCGCGCCAGCTACAGATCACGCCGCGGGCGGCCAGCCGCTGCTTGACCCCCTCGCCATCGGGGACGTCCAGGCACACCACCCCGCCGCGGGTCGCGTCGGTGGGGCTGACCACCACGATGCCGGCAGTCCCGGCTCGGTCCAGCAGCCGTTGGGTGAGCGCCAGCGAGTGCCGCCGGATGGCGTCGACACCGACTCCGGCCAGCAGGTCCAGACCGACCTGTGAGACCAGGCTGGTGAGCGGGTACGGGGTGCCGCCGGCGAATCGGCGCACTCCGGCCGCCCACCCGGTGGACGGCCGGAAGGTCAGCGCCCGGTCACCGGCCTGCCAGCCGGTGGCCGCCGGGGTCAGCTGTGGCACCAGATCTGGCCGGACGTAGAGGAACGCGGTGCCGACGCCGCACAGCCACTTGTGGGCCCCGCCGATGACGATGTCGACGCCGAGCGCGGTGACGTCCAGCGGCACCACCCCGACGGTCTGGAAGGCGTCCACCACCACCAACGCGCCGACCTGGTGGGCGCGGGTCACCAGGCGGGCCAGATCGACGGTGGCGCCGGAGGTGAAGCTGGCGTGCGGCACGCACACCAGCAGCGTGCGCTCGTCCAGCCGCGCCTCCAGGGCGTGCTGGTCGAGTTGGGGGCCGCCGGTGCCGACCACGTCGAGCTCGGCGCCATGTCGGCCGTACGCCCGGAAGATGAACGGCACCGTCGGGTATTCCAGATCCGTCACGACCACCCGGTTGCGGGGCGGGCGGTAGTCGAAGCAGGATGCCACGCGGGCGAGGAAGGTGCTCAGGTTCGCGTCGGTGAGCACGCTGCCCGGCGGCGCGCCGAGGAGTGCGGCCACCGAGTCGGCGTACCGGTCGAGGCCGACGTGCCAGTCCTGCCACACGCCGTCGCGCCAGGTGCGCAGCGTCTCCCAGTAGTCGTGCAGCACCCGTTCGGCACCGCTGGGTACCGCGCCGGTGGAGTTGCTGTTCAGGTAGACGCAGGTCTGCAACAGCGGGAACTCGGCGCGTAGTGCGGCATGCGTGCCGGCGTCGAGACACCGGGGACGCTGCTCGGGCGGGCTCACGCGAGGCGCCCTTCGCTGCGGTCGGCCGCAGCCGGTTCGGTGGTCACCGTGGTGAAGACCGGCGCGGTGCTGACCTGCGCCAGGTATGGCGTGCCTTCGGTGTAACCGGTGCCGGAACGTGAACCGAGCATCCGGACGGCCACCCGGTGATGGGCGCGTCGCCACTGTGCCAGGGTGCCGGCGAACGCGGCCATCCGCCGCGCCACGAGGGAGTGGTCCGCACCGGTGAGCCGGCCGTCGGAGACAGCCGACGAGTACGCCTCGTCGACCGTCGGCTGGCCACCGCGTACCCGGGCCCGCACCTCCGGCACCGACCGGTAGGCCACCGAGTCCAGCCGGTCCGCTTCCGGGGTCCGACACAGCGACTCCACCAGTTTGTAGGAGCGGGACTGGATCGCGCTGGCCCCCTCGGTGTACTGCCGGAACGTGCGGAACGACACCGGCTGCATGGTGGCCAGCAAGGAGAAGAGCGGGGCTGCGGCGCGCAGCAGGTCAGCCGCGTACCCGAGCCGGTCGGCCGCAGCGCCGGGCGCGTCCCCGGCCAGTACGGCGACCGTCGAGCGAAGTTCGTCGGCGACCCCGGCGAAGAGGCACTCGTAGCCCTGGAGCACCCGCAGGAACAGGTACTCGTCGTGGGTGACGTAAACCGGCAGCATGCTCCACCGCAGCGGCGGATCCGCCGGGGAGGCGAGGTCACGGGCGACGGCGTGCAGGCCGGCGGCGGCAGTGGCCGGGGTGTCCCCGCCGACCGCCTCGGCCAGGCCGAGGCGGGCCAGCGCGGGAGCGGCGGCTCGGACACCCAGTCGGCAGCGCTTGGCGACCACCGCCGGCCCCGGTCGGTGCTGCGGCAGGAACCCGGTGGTGCGCGCGGCGGCGTCCAGTTCGAAGGCCAGCGTGTCGGCGATCAGGCGGACGAGGAGTCGGTCCCGGTCCCGGCGCCCGGCCGCGGCCTGCGCCGCCGGGGCCGGATCGTCCACTCCGCGGGGCAGTGGGAGCAGACGCAGGGCCAGGTAGCTGCGGTAGTCGTAGCGACCGTCCCACTTGTCGAGTGTGACGTCGAGGAAGTCGGTCAGCAGCCGTGTCGGCGCGTCGTCGCAGGCCGGTGCCCGGCTGGCCACCCTCGCCCGGGCCTCGTCGAGCAGGGCCAGGAAACTCTTTTCGACGAAGTGTTTACCAACCCGATGAAATTCGTGCAGGACCGCCGAGTAGGGAAAGCTGGTCGGTCCGGCCGTGCCGGACACCCAGTGAGCCAGAGCACGCACGTGCCACCCCTCGGAATTGACGAAACGGACCGCAGTCGGAGGTCCCGGCTTCGCTGCCGAGCGCATTTTCAGGCTTTGTCAATGCCGTTTTCTTCGGCGGTGGATTGCGTTCGCGCCTGCCACAGCTCAGGGAAGAATCGGTGTCCGGCGAGTTTGGCCAGCATCGTCGTCGGGCTACCCGACGCGTCGGCCGGAGGGTGCCCCCCGACCCGGAGAGCCACCTGGTAGTGGCGGGTCCGCCACAGCGACACCCGTTCGTCCCACTCCACCATCGCCTCGGCGAGCCGATGCAGCGGATCCGACAGGTCCGCCGGGCACAGGTCCGCCGCCGGGACACCCCGGTCCGCAAGCTGCCTGTCGAACGCGCGGCCGAGTTGCCGGCTGGCCGACTGGACGTGCCGCCAACCCGGCGACTCGGCGCCGGAACCGTTGCCGAAGGCCGGCTGCATCGCTTGGAAGTCCACTGGGGACAGATATCGGAACATCTCGAGCTGATCGGTGATCAGCCGGACCGCGAGCGTCGCCCGGACCAGCAGCGCCTCGGCGGGCGGCAGCTCACCGGCATCCAGCCGGGCGGTCGCCTCGGCCAGTTCCGCCGCCGCCAGCTTCAGCCACAACTCGGCGGACTGATGCACCACCTGGAAGAGCAACTCGTCGCGATGGATCACCTCGCCCGACGATCGTTGCAGACCCAGCAATGTATCCGTCCGCATATAACGCGCGTAGTCCGTGGCGCCGGGACCCGGCAGGACAGGCGAGTGGTTATGTTTCACGGATCGACCCTCCGGTCGGCGCGGGCACACCGGCATCAGCAATGCGTTGGCGGCAATCATCCAACGACAGACAGCAATGCGCTACCCCTTGGTCGCAGTAAGTTTCGAAACTTCCCGTGAGCCCGAGATTGCCATCACCGCACCTGCCCCGGCAGGCCCGCGAAACGGGATCGGGCACTCGCGCCGCTCAGGCGCTGCGCCGACTGGTCGCCCAGTTCCGGGTGGCCCATCGGGCGTCGTGCCCATTCGGCGACGACCCCGGCCATGGCCGGGGTCGTGGTCGTGGTGGCGGTCGGCAGGTCAGATGGTGATCACCACTTTCGCCCGCGCGTGTTCACCTTCGAGGTACCGGATCGCTTGCGGCACCTCGTGGAGCGGATAGGTCCGGTCGATGACCGGGACGAGGCGGCCGGCCTCGGCGTGGGCGCGGAGCGTGTCGAGGTGTTGCCGGCTGGGTGCCGTGGCGAGTGCGACGATGCGGTGCCCGACGACGGGTGCCAGCAGTCGCCCGCGTGCGATGAGCCAGATCGGGCCGACGAGACTGCCGCCGCGGTACACGCCGCCGCCGGAGAGCACCAGCGTCCCGGTTGGGGTCAGCGCCCGCCGGAGCGCGGTGAGTGAGCGGTTGCCGACCAGGTCGAACACGACGTCGTGGCGGCGGGCGTGGTGGGTGAAGTCGTCGCGGGTGTAGTCGACGACGTGGTCGGCGCCGAGGGAGCGGACCAGGTCGACGTTACGGGTGCTGCACACGCCGGTCACGGTCGCGCCGAGCGCCTTCGCCAACTGGACGGCCAGGGTGCCGACGCCGCCGGAGGCCCCGTTGACGAGGACGTGGTGGCCGGGCTCGACCTGCCCGACGTCGCACAGCCCCATGAGCGCGGTGACGCCGGCCAGCGGCAGGGCGGCCGCCTGTTGCGGCGTCAGGTTCGCCGGCTTCGGCGCGACCAGAGTCTCGGGCACGCACACGTACTCGGCGAACGCCCCGTTGGCATCGCCGAGGTCGCCGAAGACGGCGTCGCCCGGGCGTACCTGTCGAACGTGGCTGCCCACAGCCTCGACCCGGCCGGCGAAATCCCGGCCACGGACCCGCGCCCGGGGCCCTGACCGGCCCATCGCCAACCGTGCCAGCCATGGATCGCCACGCATGGCATGCCAGTCGTACGCGTTGAGCGCGGCGGCCTCGACCCGCACGAGCACCTCGTCGGCGGCCGGCACCGGCGCGTCGATCTCCGCGAGCGTGAGTGTTTCCGGCGGGCCGTACCGGTCCTGGACGATCGCCTTCATTTTCCCTCCCCTGGTGTACGCCGTACACCTCCTGGGAAACACCGTAGGTGTACGCCGTACACCTGTCAAGACGGTTATGGTTCTACCGCCGCCGGAAGACGAGGATCGAGATGGCTGAGCAGGCCGAGACGCTGCGCCGCGCGCCGCTGAGCAGGGACCGGATCCTGCACGCCGCCGTCGCGCTCGCCGACGAGGCCGGGATCGACTCCCTCAGCATGCGCAATCTCGCCCAGGATCTGGGCGTCGTGCCGATGGCCCTCTACAAGCACATAGCCAACAAGGACGAACTGCTCGACGGCATGATCGACGTGGTCGTCGGCGAGATCGACCCGCCCGTGCCCGACGCCGACTGGAAGCACGCGGTCCGTCGGCGCATCCTCTCGGCGCGACAGTTGCTGCAACGCCACCCCTGGGCACCGCTCGCGATCGAGTCGCGGAACATGGCGACGCCGGCCGTCCTCGCCTACCTCGACTCGATGATCGGGACGCTGCGGGCCGGCGGATTCTCCGCCGACCTCGCCCACCACGTGATGCACGCGATGGGAAGCCGGATCCTGGGCTTCAGCCAGGAACTGTTCGACGCCTCCCGCCGCGCCGGCCGGTCCGGCACGACCAAACCCACCCCGCCGGCGGCCCTACCACCGGAGATCGCCACCAGGTTCCCGCACCTCGCGGAGATCGCCGAAGCGGCGTCCCACGACGACGCGTCGGTCGTGGGACCGGGTTGCGACGACCAGTTCGAGTTCGAGTTCGCGCTGGACCTGCTGCTGGACGGCATCGAACGGCTGCAACAGCAAGGCTGGACCTCGGCACACCGCCGCTGAGCTCGCGGGCTACCGGTCCGCGCAGACCGTCCCGCTCTTCGGCGACCAGGTCTCGCCGATCTCGTCCAGCGCACGACGATCAACAGACTCACTCGTACGGGACGATGTGTGGCAGCGCGTCGGGTCGGCCCGCCGCCTCCACCATCAGCCGGGCCAGCCCGGCCCGGGTCGCCACCACCGTGATCTTCTCGCCGGGGCGCAGCCGCCGTCCGTCCGCGACGGTCGCTGGCAGCTGACTGCCGGACAGGTTGGTCAGCCGCAGCAGCCATGCCTCGCCCGGCCGGCGCAGGTCGCCGACGGTCATCCGGGCCAGCAGCGAACGCTCCCCGACCGTCGTCTCGGCGACCAGCAGGACCCGGCGGGCGACCGGGATCGCCTCCAGCTCGTGGCCGAGCATCCGCGCCGCGAACGACGGTACGGCGAGGTAGCTGACGCTGCGGGAGATGGTGAGGTCGAAGGCGCGCTGCACCTGGTCGGCGAAGTCGCCGTCGAAGAGCCGCAGCACCACCCGCAGGTCGGCCCGGACGGCCCGACCGACCAGCGCGGTCTCCAGGTTGGTCACGTCGTCCGAGGTGAGTACGACCAACGCCCGGCTGGTCGTGACCGAGGCGGCGAGCAGGGTCTCCCGTCGGCTGGCGTCCCCGATGAGCAGTGGAATCCGCAGGTCCCGGACGGCCGGCACGCCGCGCGCCTCCGCCGACCGGTCGATGGCGATCACGTCGACCCCGAGGGCGTGCAGGCCCTCGACCACGTGACTGCCAACCCCGCCCAACCCGACCACGATGACGTGCCCGCTGGCTCGCCTCGGCAGGGAGCCGTCCGCCACCTCCAGCCGCACCTTGATCACCGCGTCCACCACCGCGCCGGTGAGCAGCGGGATCAGGGCGATGCTGGCGATGGTGAGGGCAACCAGGGTCACCTTCTCCACCGGGGTGGCGCTCGGGTCGACGTCCGCACCGCCCAGGGTGGCGAGGACCGCTTCGAAGAACGCCTGCGACCAGGTGGTCTCCGGCCCGTTCAGGGCGAGTACGGCCGCGGCGGCGAGCAGCAGTCCGAAGAAGATCCCGAGAACCAGGCGGATCCGGCGCCAGACCCGGCCGGCGATCGTCCCGAGCGGATACCGGTGGGTCGCCGGGCGGCGACGCGGCACCTCCGGCCGCCAGGGTGCCACCACGGCCAGAACCAGGTCGGCGGCGTGCTGCCGGGTTGGCAGCACCTCGGGCTCGTCCCGGTCACGGGTGATCGCCAGACCGCAGACCACCTCGTGGTCGCGCACCTCGCCCCGGTCGGCGACGAACATGGTGCCGTCGCGCAGGCCGTGCCGGGGAGTCGCCTGGCCGACGGCGGCAGAGACGAAGGCCGGTGCGGCCAGCGCACCGTCGGAGAGGACCGTGCAGTACGGCAGTTGATCGAGCCCGCGACTCAGGCCGGTGTTGAACATCCGGACCACGATCCGCAGCGTCGGGTGCAGGTCATGGGCCTGCAGGGCGGCCTCGATGTTGGCGACGTCGTTGCGGTCGACCAGGGCCAGCGCGTCGGCCGCGCCCAGCTCGGCCGCCTGGTAGGCGTCGACGTCCGGCCGCTCCGCCACGATGCACCGTACGCCGGGCAGCCGGGCGATCCGTCGACCGTAGCGCGACGTCCGTGACCGCAGGATCACGGTCACCCCGCCCCCGTGCCGGTTGGCCAGTTCGTCGGCGAGCCGGTACGCCAGGCTGTCGTCACCGCAGATGACGAAGCGGCGGCGTCCCTGCGCCTGGACCGGCGACCCGGCCCCCGCGACCTCCACGCCGCCGAGCGTATCGAACCCCGCCACCCTCCAGCGTTGCACACATCACACGGATGCTCCCCCGACCCGTCGCTTGGCCCGACCGTGGTGAGCCAGCTGACGGCGGGCCGTCGCGACACAGACCCGCGCTGATCGTTGGCCGATTGCCGTCAGTCGGCGAAGGCGAGACCGTGCTCGGACAGCGCCGCGGCCAGGATGCCGACCGCCTTCGGCCCGACTCCGTGCAGGGCCAGTAGATCGCGGCGGCTGTGGCTGGCCACGTGCGCGAGCGTCGTGATGCCGGCTTCGAGCAGGGCGCTGTTGGCTGGCCTCCCGATCGGAGGCAGGTCACCGATCTGTGCAGGCACATGGCGAGTACTCACGCGATCACGATAGTCCGGCGTTGGCAGCGATGCAGGTCCAGGCAACGACCGCCGGTAGCTCCTGCATGCCGGTGCTCACCCCGAGTACCGACCCAGAACGTGGAGCGGAACCGGCGGGACCGGCGTGCCCGCCCACTCGGCGATCCGGGCGCGGAAAACGCCGGCCTCCGCGATCTCGGGCAGCGGGTTCGGTGCGTCGTCGGGAAGCTCCAGGCGCGTGGCCGAAGAGACGCGCCACTTTCTCGACCGCATCCACGCCAGCGTTCCCCTGGTCGTCAACGGGATGGTCGGCGCCGTGATCGCACCAGGCGGCCACCCACTGGCGACGATCCGGTTCGAGGTCCGCGCTGGCCTGATCACCCGGATCGAGGTCGTCAAGGCGACGCGGCTGGTCAGTTCACGCTCACCACGACCTTACCCAGGACGCGTCCCGCACCGACGTGGGCCAGTGCCTCGGGCACCTGGTCGAGGGTGAAGGTGCGGTCGATGTGGATGCCGAGGTCACCCGCTACGCAGAGATCCGCCACCGGTTCGAAGTGTGTCGGCCCTTCCCTGACGGCGAGCACGCCCAGCCGGCGGTGCGTGAGCCGACCGGCCACCGAGCCGATCGTCAGTACGCGTAGCAGCGCCGGGACCGACCCGCCGACGCACCGGTACCGGCCACCGGGGGCCAGCGCCCGGCGGTAGGCGAACACCGACCGGTGCGCGACCAGATCGAGGATGAGATCGTACGGGCCGCTGCGGGTGAAGTCCTCGCTGCGGTGGTCGATCACCCTGTCCGCGCCGACCGACCGCATGAAGTCGAGCTTGCCCGCGTTGTCGACGCCGGTCACCTCGGCGCCGAGCCGCTTGGCCAGCTGAATCGCGAACGAGCCCGAACCGCCCCCGGCACCGTTGATCAAGACCTGTTGCCCGGCTCCGGCGCCTTCGGTCCCCTGCCGGGCGATCACGCCCGCCTGCGGAATCGTCGACGCCTCGGCGAAGGTCAGTGCCGAGGGCTTCCGGGCCAGCGCCGATTCGGGGGCGACCGCGTACTCCGCGAAGCCGCCCTTGAGCATGAGGTTGTCGCCGTACACCTCGTCACCGGGCCGCAGCCCGCTGACGGCCGGGCCGACCGCTTCGACCCATCCGGCGATGTCGGAGCCGAGTGTCCGGCGTGCCGGAGAGCGCAACCCACCGATGCGCGAGTACAGCGGCGAGCCGCGCAGGGTCTCCCAATCACTCAGATTGACCGAGGTCGCCGCGATCTTGACGAGCACCTGCCGGGCAGCCGGAGACGGCTTGGGAAGATTCTCGATCCGCAACACGTCCGGAGACCCGTAACGGTCGTACACGACCGCTCTCATCGGCGTACCCCTCACCCTCTGGCGGAAGGAGGCCATTCGCGTTTCCGGGCGCCTCGCGTCTTGGTGTATCACGCCGAGCCAAACGGTCACCGACGAGAAGCACCGCCGACCCTCCCGGCCCGATCGGCGACGGCGCGCGGCGTACCCACGCCTCACCGCGGACGGCGGCCGTGCCCGAGCCGTCAGGGCGGCACGACCGGAAGCGCCCAGCCGTCACCATGGAGCGCGCCCAGCAGGCGCAGGCCGTCCTCGGTGGGGCTCCCGGGTGCCGCGGACAGCACCAGCAACTCCATGCCCGACTCATCCGGCAGTGCGAAGTTCTCCTGGTGCAGTTCCAGCAGTCCGACCAGCGGGTGCCGGTACGCCTTGCGTCCATGGGTGCGGGCACGCACGTCCGCGCGGGCCCAGAGGCGACGGAACCGCTCGCTGCCCATTGCCAGCTCGCCGATGAGCGAGGCCAGGCGCGGGTCGTCGGGGTATTTGCCGACGGCCAGGCGCAGGTGCCCGACCACGTCGAGGGTGCAGGTCTCCCAGTCCGCGTACAGCCCGCGCTCGGCCTCCTCGAGAAAGATGTGCCGGGCGGTGTTCAAGCCCGGCAGCTGGCGACAATAGAGGAGCCCGGCGAGGCGGTTCCCGGCGACCACGTCCAGGCGGTGGTCTATGATCACAGCGGGCGCGTCGGCGATCAGGTCGAGTACGCGCAGCACCTCCGGTCGCGGGCGACCGCTGGGCGACGGGGCGCGGCGGCGGCGCTGCCGGGCGAGCCGGTACAGGTGCCCGCGTTCGGTCTCGTCGAGGTCGAGGACCCGGGCGAGCGCGTCGAGGACCTGTTCGGAGGGCTGGGTGGCGCGGCCCTGCTCCAGGCGTACGTAGTAGTCGACGCTGACCCCGGACAGGTGCGCGACCTCTTCGCGGCGCAACCCTTCGACGCGGCGGCGGCTGTCGGTGGGGATGCCGGCCGAGGAAGGGTCGACCCGCGAGCGCCGGGTACGCAGGAAGCCCGCGAGGTCGTCCATGCCTCCAGTATCGCTCCGGCAAAGCAGGTGAAGGTGGTCCTGCCGTTACCAGGAAGTCCTGTCCAACGGAAGAGGCGTCCCTGAACGACGCGGCCTCGACGACCGAACATCCATGGCGACGCACTTCACCGAAGGGAGCAGCCATGAAGACGCTCATCGTCTACGCCCACCCCGAGCCGCGCTCGCTGAACGGCTCGCTGAAGGATCTCGCCGTGTCCACCCTCGAAACCGCCGGGCACGAGGTGCGGGTGAGCGACCTGTATGCGATGAACTGGAAGGCCGCGGTGGACGCGACGGACTTCGGCGGGTACGCCACGAGCCCGCTGCAGGTGGCGCGGAGTTCGGGCGGGGCGTACGACGCCGGCGCGCTCACCCGCGACGTGGCGGCCGAACAGGAGAAGTTGCTGTGGGCCGACACGGTGGTCTTCCAGTTCCCGATGTGGTGGTACACGATGCCGGCGATCCTCAAAGGCTGGGTGGACCGGGTGTTCTCATACCACTTCGCGTACGGCGTCGGCGTGCACGACGAGACCCACTACGGCGAGCGTTTCGGCGAGGGGACGCTACGGGGACGGCGGGCGATCCTGTCGGTGACCGTCGGAGGCCCGGAGTCCCACTACACCGATCGCGGGATCAACGGCCCGATCGAGGATCTACTGTTCCCGATCCACCACGGGATCCTGTACTACCCGGGCGTGGAGGTGCTGCCGCCGTTCGTGCTGTACGGCGCCGACAAGATCACCGACGATGGCTTCGAGAACGCCGCGAAGGTGTGGCAGGAGCGGCTGCTGTCGTTGGAGACGACCGAGCCGATCGCGTTCCGCCGCCAGAACTTCGGTGACTACGAGATCCCGTCACTGCGGTTGAAGGAGGGCCTGGAAATGCCGGGCCGCAAGGGTTTCGGCCTGCACGTGCGCGGTTAGCCGTCGACGAGGAACAGCATGAGGCGCGCCGGTGGCGGACCGCACGGACGAAGCGGTGGAGGTGGAGAGACGAGCGGTACCCGGCGGCCGGCCGGTTCCCGCCGCCGGCCGCCCGCTGGATGGCAGGGTGTTGTCCATGGACAGGAAGCAGGTCGACGATTGGATCGCTGCCTACGAGCAGGTTTGGCGGACGCCGGGCACGGAGGCGCTGGTCACGATCTTCACCGAGGATGCGGGCTATCAGCAGGGGCCGTACTGGACGCCCGTCGTCGGCCTGCCGGCCATCGCCCGGATGTGGGAACAGCAGCGCAAGGGCCCCGACGAGGTATTCCAGATGACCAGCGAGATCGTCGCGGTCGACGGCGACACCGCGGTGTCGCGCCAGGAGGTCCGCTACGGCGACCCGGTCGACCAGGAGTACCGCGACCTATGGATCATGCGATTCGCTGACGACGGACGTTGTCGGTCGTTCGAGGAGTGGCCGTTCTGGCCGGGACAGCAGCCGGCCAACCCGCCGGACGGGTCGTGACCGGGGAACTCGCCGTGGCTGTCGGCGCGGTGGCTTTCTGCCACCACCCCTGACTCGCTCTGGTGAGCCCGGCAGCGTCCGGATCTGGTCGATGTGCGGATGTGTGCTGGCCCGGGGGTCGCTTGAACCGAGACGTACGATCGTGAGGTGCGATCTGCCGGGCCGGTCCGCGTCGGTGTACCTGCCTGGGACATCGCGGTCCCGGTGCGGCCGGGTCGGCTGGCGGACCTCCTGTGCACAGCGGCAACTGGCGGCGATCCTGGCAGCCCACGCCAGCGCCTCTTCGGGTGAGGCCACGTCGACGACCACGAACCCGCCGATGACCTCCTTGGTCTCCGGGTAAGGGCCGTCGATGACCGTCCCGTCCGTGGCCACGACGCTCGCCCGCTGCCGTTGCAGTCCGGCGCCGAACACCCACACGCCGGCGTTCACGGCCTCCTGGACCACCGCGTGCGAGGCCTTGCCCACGTCGGGCCAATCCTCGTCGGGGATGTGGTCCATCGCGCCGTCGCTGAACGAGATCAATTACCGGGTCATCGCATGGCTCCCTTGTCCCGGCGACCTCCTCCGGCCGCCTGTCACCTGTTCTACGAACGACTCGCCCCGTATTCGACGCTATGCCGAAAGATCGTCCGGACGGGCGCGGAAACCGGTGCGCTACCGGATGAGGCAGAACGGGTGGCCGGCCGGGTCGGTGAAGACCCTGAAGCGTTCGGTGTCGGCGCTGCGGCGGCGGGCGCCCAACTCTACTGCCCGGGCCTCGCCCGCGTCGAGGTCGGCGACGAGGAGGTCGAGATGGGCTTGTTGTGGGTGCGCCGGATCCGGCCACCGGGGCGGGTTGTAGGCGCTGACCTGCTGGAACATCAGGCTCCTACCGCCCCCGGCGATGAGCGCG is a genomic window of Micromonospora tarapacensis containing:
- a CDS encoding methyltransferase encodes the protein MSVTLSPRALLSLLANGPKAMDVLRTALDLGLLDALEPGPARLDALASQFGVLPLRLYKFLDCIESLGLLIRDEPADDIGATSYRAVPGLRDAVDAVVGPGAIERDRDRYPWRQLHGRLAEGLRGEVSIDDDFAWPPKTAAQTAEFERSMALGLGPAIAAVRRHAGRLWSDRHRLLDVGGGDGTLAAHILDVAPALRADVYNLPAVAPLVATTGATRGHRDRLGFVGGDFFAEPLPRGYDALSFVRVLHDWPNAVARQLVEQAYAALPPGGLLLICEEFRTPDRLAMQFFWSYFLIGVDSSVSRLREVDFYTRLLTEVGFQHVAVLAGTWELVTAYKPT
- a CDS encoding aminotransferase class V-fold PLP-dependent enzyme: MSPPEQRPRCLDAGTHAALRAEFPLLQTCVYLNSNSTGAVPSGAERVLHDYWETLRTWRDGVWQDWHVGLDRYADSVAALLGAPPGSVLTDANLSTFLARVASCFDYRPPRNRVVVTDLEYPTVPFIFRAYGRHGAELDVVGTGGPQLDQHALEARLDERTLLVCVPHASFTSGATVDLARLVTRAHQVGALVVVDAFQTVGVVPLDVTALGVDIVIGGAHKWLCGVGTAFLYVRPDLVPQLTPAATGWQAGDRALTFRPSTGWAAGVRRFAGGTPYPLTSLVSQVGLDLLAGVGVDAIRRHSLALTQRLLDRAGTAGIVVVSPTDATRGGVVCLDVPDGEGVKQRLAARGVICSWRGYLRVGPHVYNTLDEIESFMDALEKELHR
- a CDS encoding tryptophan 2,3-dioxygenase family protein yields the protein MRALAHWVSGTAGPTSFPYSAVLHEFHRVGKHFVEKSFLALLDEARARVASRAPACDDAPTRLLTDFLDVTLDKWDGRYDYRSYLALRLLPLPRGVDDPAPAAQAAAGRRDRDRLLVRLIADTLAFELDAAARTTGFLPQHRPGPAVVAKRCRLGVRAAAPALARLGLAEAVGGDTPATAAAGLHAVARDLASPADPPLRWSMLPVYVTHDEYLFLRVLQGYECLFAGVADELRSTVAVLAGDAPGAAADRLGYAADLLRAAAPLFSLLATMQPVSFRTFRQYTEGASAIQSRSYKLVESLCRTPEADRLDSVAYRSVPEVRARVRGGQPTVDEAYSSAVSDGRLTGADHSLVARRMAAFAGTLAQWRRAHHRVAVRMLGSRSGTGYTEGTPYLAQVSTAPVFTTVTTEPAAADRSEGRLA
- a CDS encoding tryptophan 2,3-dioxygenase family protein; its protein translation is MKHNHSPVLPGPGATDYARYMRTDTLLGLQRSSGEVIHRDELLFQVVHQSAELWLKLAAAELAEATARLDAGELPPAEALLVRATLAVRLITDQLEMFRYLSPVDFQAMQPAFGNGSGAESPGWRHVQSASRQLGRAFDRQLADRGVPAADLCPADLSDPLHRLAEAMVEWDERVSLWRTRHYQVALRVGGHPPADASGSPTTMLAKLAGHRFFPELWQARTQSTAEENGIDKA
- a CDS encoding NAD(P)-dependent alcohol dehydrogenase — translated: MKAIVQDRYGPPETLTLAEIDAPVPAADEVLVRVEAAALNAYDWHAMRGDPWLARLAMGRSGPRARVRGRDFAGRVEAVGSHVRQVRPGDAVFGDLGDANGAFAEYVCVPETLVAPKPANLTPQQAAALPLAGVTALMGLCDVGQVEPGHHVLVNGASGGVGTLAVQLAKALGATVTGVCSTRNVDLVRSLGADHVVDYTRDDFTHHARRHDVVFDLVGNRSLTALRRALTPTGTLVLSGGGVYRGGSLVGPIWLIARGRLLAPVVGHRIVALATAPSRQHLDTLRAHAEAGRLVPVIDRTYPLHEVPQAIRYLEGEHARAKVVITI
- a CDS encoding TetR/AcrR family transcriptional regulator, which codes for MAEQAETLRRAPLSRDRILHAAVALADEAGIDSLSMRNLAQDLGVVPMALYKHIANKDELLDGMIDVVVGEIDPPVPDADWKHAVRRRILSARQLLQRHPWAPLAIESRNMATPAVLAYLDSMIGTLRAGGFSADLAHHVMHAMGSRILGFSQELFDASRRAGRSGTTKPTPPAALPPEIATRFPHLAEIAEAASHDDASVVGPGCDDQFEFEFALDLLLDGIERLQQQGWTSAHRR